A stretch of the Corylus avellana chromosome ca6, CavTom2PMs-1.0 genome encodes the following:
- the LOC132185541 gene encoding signal recognition particle 19 kDa protein-like: protein MDGGEIENIKRWIVFYPIYINSKKTVAEGRRISLANACENPTFTEIADCCAHLKLPNAIELDKAYPRDFMQRGRVRVLLKREDGTLCNPAISSRCWPSISAGGDLKM, encoded by the exons ATGGATGGAGGAGAAATAGAGAATATAAAGAGGTGGATAGTGTTCTACCCAATTTACATAAACTCGAAGAAAACGGTGGCGGAAGGGAGGCGGATAAGCCTCGCCAACGCATGCGAAAATCCCACGTTCACCGAGATCGCCGACTGCTGCGCTCATCTCAAGCTCCCTAATGCTATTGAG CTAGATAAGGCTTATCCGCGCGACTTCATGCAAAGAGGGAGAGTGAGGGTATTGCTGAAAAGGGAGGATGGGACTCTCTGCAATCCAGCCATTTCTTCCA GGTGCTGGCCGAGCATTTCTGCTGGTGGGGATTTGAAAATG
- the LOC132185540 gene encoding early nodulin-like protein 14, with the protein MASLKTIIPIWTLFVFLLAFSEGREFLVGGKQNSWTSPTSSDSLILWAEINRFIVGDFLIFEYNPNTDSVLQVTMEEYESCNKSNPIKEYKDPKAKVELDRSGPFYFISKAEGSCEKGQKLIVVVLSNGHHLPKHSSPPPMPESAPVTPAPEPAPEAPAPAPAPNSSGALRVGFIGVVVGILVGLVEMWFF; encoded by the exons ATGGCTTCTCTGAAAACTATTATTCCAATTTGGACCCTCTTTGTCTTTTTGCTTGCCTTCTCTGAAGGCAGAGAGTTTCTGGTTGGAGGCAAGCAAAATTCATGGACTAGTCCGACTTCTTCAGATTCTCTCATTCTGTGGGCTGAGATAAACCGATTCATTGTTGGCGATTTTCTCA TCTTTGAATACAATCCCAACACAGATTCAGTACTGCAAGTGACAATGGAGGAGTACGAGAGCTGCAACAAATCTAATCCAATCAAAGAATACAAGGATCCTAAAGCAAAGGTTGAGCTGGACAGGTCAGGACCCTTCTATTTCATCAGTAAAGCTGAGGGGAGTTGTGAGAAGGGCCAGAAGCTGATTGTGGTCGTGTTATCAAATGGACACCATTTGCCAAAGCATTCGTCTCCACCGCCAATGCCGGAATCTGCTCCGGTAACACCGGCTCCGGAACCGGCACCGGAAGCTCCAGCACCAGCACCAGCACCAAACAGTAGTGGTGCTCTGAGGGTTGGGTTTATTGGTGTTGTTGTGGGAATATTAGTGGGTTTAGTGGAAATGTGGTTCTTTTGA